The sequence below is a genomic window from Variovorax paradoxus B4.
GTGTTCGCGCTCGATGCCTCGGTGTCCGACAACAGCGGCGCCTACAGCAGCTGGGCCAGCTACATCACCGTGCGCGGCCTGCCGCTGGACTGGCAGAACGGCTACCGGATGGACGGCAAGCCCTTCCTGAGCTACGCCATCACGCTGCCCTACGAGCATTTCGAGCAGATCGAGCTGCTCAAGGGATCGTCGGGTTTCATGTACGGCTTCGGCTCGCCGGGCGGCATCGTGAACTACGTGCCCAAGAAGCCGACCGATCAGCCCGTGAGGAGCATCGACATCGGCTACAAGTCCAGCAGCATCTGGAGCGAGCACGTCGACCTGGGCGGGCGTTTCGGCGCCGACGACCGCTTCGGCTACCGGCTCAATGCCACGCACGAAGAAGGCAAGACCTTCAACGACGGCGGCATCCGCCGCGATTCGGTGTCGCTGGCGCTCGACGCCAGGCTGACACGCGACCTGACCTGGACCTTCGACGCGCTCTACCAGAAGCGCAAGTCCACGGACCAGACGCCGTCGATCGTCACCAGCGGCTATACCGGCACGCGCCTGCCCGCCACGATCCGCGAGGACGGCCAGAAACTCGTGGGCCCCGGGCAGCACCTCGCCACGGATCTGCAGCTCTACTCGACAGGCCTGCAGTACAAGCTGACGCCCGACTGGACGCTGAGCACCAGCTACAGCCACAGCACCTCCAAGCGCAGCCGCAACGAAGGCATTCTTTACCTGCAGGATGCGAGCGGCAGCTACGACGACTACCGCTCCGACACCCGCGAGGGCCATCGTTTCGACCAGTGGCAGGCCATGGCCGAGGGCAAGCTGCGCACCGGCAGCATCGAGCACCAGTTGACGCTGGGCGCAGCGTGGCAGAAGCAGGTCAACGACTACAGCAGCAACAGCATCTACCAGTGGATCGGCACCGGCAGCATCTTCGGGCAGAACACCAACGCCTACGCCAGCACGACCGACCTCGCGCTCTATCGCAACAGCGACATCACGCAGCGCGCGGTCTTCGCGAGCGACACCATGAAGCTGTCGGACCGCTGGTCGGTGCTGGCCGGCCTGCGCAGCACCAACTACGAACAGCGGGGCTATGGCACCGACGGAGCCAAGACCTCGGAGTACGCCAAGAAAGGCGTGGTGACGCCGACGCTGGCGCTGATGTTCAAGCCCGCGCCCGACACCACGCTCTACACGAGCTATGTCGAATCGCTCGAGCAGGGCAGCTCGGTCGGCAACCTCTACGCGAACGAAGGCGAACTGCTCAAGCCGCTCAAGAGCAAGCAGTACGAGCTGGGCATCAAGACCGACCGCGAGCGCTGGAGCGCGACGGCCGCGCTGTTCCGCATCGAGCGCGGCGCCGAATACGCCAACAGCGCCAACGTGCTGGTGCGGGACGGCCAGTCGATCTACCAGGGCCTGGAACTGGCCGCGTCCACGCGCCTGGGATCGCAGTGGCAGATCGGCGGCAACCTGATGTTCCTCGACACCTCGTACCGGCGCGGCGCCGAGAACATCGGCAACCGCGTGGCGGGCGCGCCGAACTTCGTGGCCACGGCGCAGGTGTCGTATGCGGTGCCGCAGGTGCCGGGCCTGAAACTCTCGGCCGATGCAAAGTACACGGGCAGCACCATGCTCAATGCGGCGAACCAGCTGAAGCTTCCCGGCTATGCCGTTGCCAACATCGGCGCAAGCTACGCCACGCGCATCCACGGGCACGACACGACCTTCCGCGTGGCGGTGAACAACCTGACGAACAGGCGCTACTGGGAATACCAGTACGACAACTACATCAAGCCCGGCGACCCGCGCACCTTCAGCCTGAGCGCCAAGCTGGACTTCTAGGGCATTGCCGGGGCGGCGCCTGCGCAGCGTGGAAGAATGAACCTCCTTCTTCCCGCATCGCCGAAGCAGGCGGCCCCGACTCCATGCCCAACGCCACCGAAGACCAGATCAGCGAAGCCGCCATCGTGGAGGCCGCCCACGCACTGCGCGCGCCGGCCGTTCGAATGCTCGAGCAGCTCGTTGCGCATCCTTCGCTGCTGGGACAAGAGCAGGATGCACAGGCCTTCATGGCCGAGTCCTTCGCGAAGCTGGGCCTGCGTGTCCACCAGTTCGAGATCGACGAGGAAAAGATCCGTCAGCATCCGGGCTACTCGCCCTCCATCGTCCCGTACGAAGGGCGCACCAACGTCGTGGGCATTCATCAGCCCCGCGGGCCGCAGAAGGGCCGATCGCTGATCTTCAATGGCCACATCGACGTGGTGCCGACCGGCGCCGAGGTGCTCTGGAAGCACCCGCCTTTCAAACCCGTGATCGAGGGAGACCGGCTCCACGGCCGCGGCGCTGCCGACATGAAGGCCGGCATTGCGGCCTACACGATGGCGTATGCGGCGCTGCAGTCGCTCGGGCTCGAACCGGCATCGCCGGTGTATTTTCAATCGGTGGTGGAAGAGGAGTGCACGGGCAACGGGGCGCTGGCCTGCCTGGTCGAGGGCTATCGCGCCGACGCGGCCATCATCCCCGAGCCGCTCGGCGGCGTGATGACCTGCCAGATGGGCGTGCTGTGGTTCGCGCTCGAGGTGCTGGGCAAACCGGTGCATGCCTCGGTGGCCCAGACCGGCGTCGGCGCGATCGACTTCTCGCTGTACCTTTTCTCGGAACTCAAGAAGCTCGAGCAGCGCTGGAACGAGCCTGCCAATCGTTATCGCAGCTACGCGCACCATCCGCATCCCGTCAACTTCAACCTCGGAAAGATCCAGGGCGGCGAATGGGCCTCGTCGGTGCCCTCGGCCTGCCGCAGCGACATTCGCATCGGCTTCTATCCCGACATGAACGTGGCCCGGGCCAAGGCCGAGGTCGAGGCCGTGCTGGCTTCCGCCTACGCCACGCATCCGGCCCGCGAGAGCCTGCGCTACCAGCTGATCTACGAAGGCTTCCAGGCCGATGGCTTCGACCTCGACCTGGATTCGCCGATCGTCACCGAGCTCTCGAAGTGCCACCAGGACATCGTCGGGCAGGCACTCGAACCCGGGGCCTTCACGGGCACGACGGACGCGAAGTTCTTCAACATCTACGGGCAGACCCCTGCGGTCTGCTATGGCCCCACGGGCTCCAGCATCCACGGCATCGACGAGTGGGTTTCCATCGACAGCCTGGTGCAGGTGACCGCCGTGCTGGCGGTGTTCATGGCGCGCTGGTGCGGCGTCGACCGCATCGATTGATCGAGACCGAAGAAGCGTTGTGTCATACCCGCGTGGCGAAGGTCGTTTTACGATGCACGCCACGTCGTTCGCGTGGACGACTCGAACCCGCAAGGAAAGTGAATCCAAAAGGATGCATCCGCTGAATCTCGCCCTCTTCGATGCACTCGCGGCGGGCTTCTCTCCCTCGCCCGCGGTGCTGCGGCTGGCATCGGCCATCGCGCTGGGTTCGTCGTGGGCATGTGCGGCGGTTCTTGCCTGGGCCGCATGGCGGCATGTTGCGCAGCGGCCTTGCGTGCTGGCGGTGCTGGCCGCCGGAGGAGCGGCTTCCCTGATCTCGCAGGAGATCGCTGCTTCCGTGGGCGTGCCGCGTCCCTTCATGATGGGGCTGAGCCCTGCGCACGTTCCCCACGGCCTGCGCGCGGGACTTCCCAGCACCCACGCTTCGGTGATGTTCACCATGGCCTTCATGCTGCTGCTGCGACGCTCGATGCGCGACGTGGGGCTCGTCATTCTTGCTGCTGCCGTGGCCACGGGCTGGGCGCGTGTCTACGTCGGCATTCATTTTCCGTTCGACGTCGCCGCCGGTGCGCTGCTGGGCGTGGCCATTGCCGCGGCGCTGTTTGCGGTACAGGCTGTGGCGCCCAGGCTCGCTCCCCAGCCAGCAGCGGCCCTGGCACCGCCATTGCGCGCGTTGGCCGATGGCAGGGCCGGGCCTTGCCTGGTGCTGGTGTTCATCCTCGCCGCGGCATGGGTCGGCTCCAACACGCCCGGCATGATCGGGCCGGCGGTGCTGGAGGAAGACGGACCGGTCGAGAAAAGCACGGTTCTTCTGTATCTGGCTGCGGTGTTCTGCGTTCTGATGGTTCGCGTGGCGTTTCTCTCGCGGCTGGACCGGCTGGCCATCTGCATATTGCTTCTTGCCTTCGCGGCCCGGGAAGCGGATTGGCATCTGGCGCATTTCGGCACCGGCTTGCTGGCAGCGCCGCTCTCGCGCATTCTTGCTGCGACGGCCATCCTCGGGCCCATTGCCATCGCAGCCGGGTGGCTGGCCAAACGCGCCTGGTCCGCACACCGTGCGATGCGCTCATGGCGGCAATGGCGGCCCGAAGCCACCACCTCGCTGACCTTCGTTGCAGTCATCGGGACTGCGATCATCCTCGACCAGGTCGCTGTCCCGCTCGCCGGACGGCCGGGCTTGTTCGCCGCAGAGTCTTCCCAAGAATTTCACCGCTACCTGATGCTCAGCTTCGAGGAAATTCTGGAACTGGTCCTGCCGGTCCTGGCGCTTCTGGCCATCCTGCAGGCGAGGCTGGGTGGGAGCCGGGATCCGGCCGCCGCCGCCATCGGGCGCTCGTACGCATAGCGCGCAGCCAAAGAAAAACGGGTTGCACCATTTCTGATGCAACCCGTTCTTTGACTGGCGGAGTGGACGGGACTCGAACCCGCGACCCCCGGCGTGACAGGCCGGTATTCTAACCAACTGAACTACCACTCCTGGTAGACAACGTTCACTCCTTGCGGAGCCAAGTGCTGACGACTTGTGCCTGCTTCACTTGCGCGAAACTGGCGACCCTACGGGGATTCGAACCCCGGTAGCCACCGTGAAAGGGTGGTGTCCTAGGCCTCTAGACGATAGGGTCAAAACCTTAGGAACCGTGCTGCGATCAGCACTTATCTTCTCGACACTTTGATGGTGGAGGTAAACGGGATCGAACCGATGACCTCTTGCATGCCATGCAAGCGCTCTCCCAGCTGAGCTATACCCCCATTTGACTTTCAGGCTTTTCTTTTCAGAATCACCCTGTGTCGCTGTCAAGCCTCAAATTATAGACCGAAAAATCAGGCCCTTTTCAAACGCTCGATAACTTTTTCACGAGAAAAGATCGCGAGCACCGAATCGAGGGATGGCGTCTGTGGTGTACCCATCAGGAGGACGCGAACCGGCATGGCCAACACGGGCATTTTCACCGAATGCTCGGCCAAGACTTCCTTGATGGCCGCAGCGATCGAAACTTTTTCCCACGCCACGCTCGCGAGCTTCTCGGCGAGCGTTGCGATGACGGGCTTCACTGCATCAGCAACGTGCTGCGCGAGATCGGCTTCGCTCGGCGTCACGTCCGCGTAGAACGCGGCGGCCCAGTCGGCCAGCGCGACCGTGGTTTCGCAGCGGTCCTTGAAAAGTGCGCAGATGGCAGGCAGGCGCTCGTCGGCGGCGATGCCGCGCTTTTGCAACTGCGCCGCCACGAGCGGCGCAAGCGCATCGTCGGGCTTGGTCTTGATGTATTGCGCGTTCACCCATGCCAGCTTCGCGGCGTCCCACTGGGCGGGGCTCTTCGACAGGTGCGAGCCATCGAACCAGCTCACCATCTGCTCGCGCGTGAAAAGTTCATCGTCGCCGTGGCTCCAGCCCAGGCGCGCCAGATAGTTGAGCATGGCTTCGGGCAGGTAGCCATTCTCTTCATAGGCGGTGACGCTCACGGCGCCGCGGCGCTTCGAGAGCTTCTGCCCGTCATCGCCCAGGATGACCGGCACATGGCCGAACTGCGGCAGCGGCGCGCCGAGCGCGCGGAAGATGTTGATCTGCCACGGCGTGTTGTTGATGTGCTCGTCGCCGCGAAACACATGGGTGATGGCCATGTCCCAGTCGTCGACCACCACCGCGAAGTTGTAGGTCGGCACACCGTCGGGCCGCAGGATGATGAGGTCGTCAATCTCGCGGTTGTTGATGGTGATCTCGCCCTTGACGAGGTCGTTCCACGTCACGTCGCCTTCGGGCGGATTGCAAAAGCGCACCACCGGCGGCACGCCTTCGGGCACGGGCGGCAGCACCTTGCCGGGCTCGGGGCGCCAGCGGCGGTCGTACAGGGTCTTCTCGCCGCGCGCGCGCTGCGCCTCGCGCATTTCGTCGAGCTCGGCCGGCGTGCAGTAGCAGTGATAGGCCGTGCCGGATGCGAGCATCTGCGCGATGACTTCGCGGTAGCGCTCGAGGCGCTGCATCTGGTAGATCGGGCCTTCGTCATAGTCGAGGCCGAGCCAGTGCATCGAGGCGAGGATCTGGTCGGTCGAGTCCTGCGTGGAACGGGCCACGTCGGTGTCCTCGATGCGCAGCACGAACTCTCCGCCGTGATGGCGTGCATAGGCCCACGAGTAGAGCGCGGTGCGGGCCGTGCCCAGGTGAAGGAAGCCGGTGGGAGACGGAGCGATGCGGGTGCGAACTTTGCCGGTCATGGATCAATCAGGATTTCAGGGTGCCGAGGCCACGAAGCAGGTCAGCCTTGATGTCGTCGATGTGCTCCAGGCCGACCGCGAGGCGGATGAGCCCCTGGCTGATGCCGGCGGCCTGGCGCTGCGCTTCGGTCAGGCGGCCGTGCGAGGTGGTGCCGGGGTGCGTGATGATGGTCTTGGTGTCGCCGAGGTTGGTGGCGATGCTCACCACGCGCGTGCTGTTGATCACGTGGAAGGCATTGGCGCGCGCGGTTTCCGGATCGTTGCCGACCACGTCGAACGACACCACCGCCCCGCCCTGCCCCGACTGCTGGCGCATAGCCAGTTCGTGCTGGGCGTGCGAGGCCAGGCCGGGGTAGTAGACGCGTGCGATGCCGGGCTGCGTTTCGAGCCACTGCGCGACAGCCAGCGCATTGGCGCACTGCGCCTGCATGCGGATGCCGAGCGTCTCGAGGCCCTTGAGCACCACCCATGCATTGAACGGCGAGAGCGCCATGCCGGCGGTGCGCACCACCGGGCCGAACACGTCGACGATGAGCTTCGAGGGGCCGCAGATCGCGCCGGCCATCACGCGGCCCTGGCCGTCGAGGTACTTGGTGCCCGAATGAATGATGAGGTCGGCGCCCAGTTCGGTCGGACGCTGCAGCGCCGGCGTGCAGAAGCAGTTGTCGACCGCGAGCAGCGCACCGGCGCCATGCGCCAGGTCGGCCAGCGCCCGGATGTCGCACACCTCGGTCAGCGGATTGGTCGGCGTTTCGGCGAACAGCAGCCTGGTGTTGGACTTCAGGGCCGCGCGCCATTCGGCCACGTCGGTCTGCGAGACGAAGGTGGTCTCGACGCCAAACTTGGCAAACTCCTTGCCGAACAGGTTGAGCGTGGAGCCGAACACC
It includes:
- a CDS encoding O-succinylhomoserine sulfhydrylase, with the protein product MTDERTLPPGLHRDTLALRTGLAPSQHGEHSEALFLTSGFVQPDAETSARRFAGTEAGFTYSRTSNPTVTSFEQRLAALEGTEAAIGASTGMGAILMMCMGLLKAGDHVVCSRSVFGSTLNLFGKEFAKFGVETTFVSQTDVAEWRAALKSNTRLLFAETPTNPLTEVCDIRALADLAHGAGALLAVDNCFCTPALQRPTELGADLIIHSGTKYLDGQGRVMAGAICGPSKLIVDVFGPVVRTAGMALSPFNAWVVLKGLETLGIRMQAQCANALAVAQWLETQPGIARVYYPGLASHAQHELAMRQQSGQGGAVVSFDVVGNDPETARANAFHVINSTRVVSIATNLGDTKTIITHPGTTSHGRLTEAQRQAAGISQGLIRLAVGLEHIDDIKADLLRGLGTLKS
- the gltX gene encoding glutamate--tRNA ligase, coding for MTGKVRTRIAPSPTGFLHLGTARTALYSWAYARHHGGEFVLRIEDTDVARSTQDSTDQILASMHWLGLDYDEGPIYQMQRLERYREVIAQMLASGTAYHCYCTPAELDEMREAQRARGEKTLYDRRWRPEPGKVLPPVPEGVPPVVRFCNPPEGDVTWNDLVKGEITINNREIDDLIILRPDGVPTYNFAVVVDDWDMAITHVFRGDEHINNTPWQINIFRALGAPLPQFGHVPVILGDDGQKLSKRRGAVSVTAYEENGYLPEAMLNYLARLGWSHGDDELFTREQMVSWFDGSHLSKSPAQWDAAKLAWVNAQYIKTKPDDALAPLVAAQLQKRGIAADERLPAICALFKDRCETTVALADWAAAFYADVTPSEADLAQHVADAVKPVIATLAEKLASVAWEKVSIAAAIKEVLAEHSVKMPVLAMPVRVLLMGTPQTPSLDSVLAIFSREKVIERLKRA
- a CDS encoding TonB-dependent receptor, which encodes MGTGATLLVLCAAAQSGRAHAQEATDRAAAALPTVTATAAEETTLQHLGAKVSSGALGARTQLETPFSTTVVKSEDLAERQVSKLGDVFALDASVSDNSGAYSSWASYITVRGLPLDWQNGYRMDGKPFLSYAITLPYEHFEQIELLKGSSGFMYGFGSPGGIVNYVPKKPTDQPVRSIDIGYKSSSIWSEHVDLGGRFGADDRFGYRLNATHEEGKTFNDGGIRRDSVSLALDARLTRDLTWTFDALYQKRKSTDQTPSIVTSGYTGTRLPATIREDGQKLVGPGQHLATDLQLYSTGLQYKLTPDWTLSTSYSHSTSKRSRNEGILYLQDASGSYDDYRSDTREGHRFDQWQAMAEGKLRTGSIEHQLTLGAAWQKQVNDYSSNSIYQWIGTGSIFGQNTNAYASTTDLALYRNSDITQRAVFASDTMKLSDRWSVLAGLRSTNYEQRGYGTDGAKTSEYAKKGVVTPTLALMFKPAPDTTLYTSYVESLEQGSSVGNLYANEGELLKPLKSKQYELGIKTDRERWSATAALFRIERGAEYANSANVLVRDGQSIYQGLELAASTRLGSQWQIGGNLMFLDTSYRRGAENIGNRVAGAPNFVATAQVSYAVPQVPGLKLSADAKYTGSTMLNAANQLKLPGYAVANIGASYATRIHGHDTTFRVAVNNLTNRRYWEYQYDNYIKPGDPRTFSLSAKLDF
- a CDS encoding M20 family metallopeptidase; protein product: MPNATEDQISEAAIVEAAHALRAPAVRMLEQLVAHPSLLGQEQDAQAFMAESFAKLGLRVHQFEIDEEKIRQHPGYSPSIVPYEGRTNVVGIHQPRGPQKGRSLIFNGHIDVVPTGAEVLWKHPPFKPVIEGDRLHGRGAADMKAGIAAYTMAYAALQSLGLEPASPVYFQSVVEEECTGNGALACLVEGYRADAAIIPEPLGGVMTCQMGVLWFALEVLGKPVHASVAQTGVGAIDFSLYLFSELKKLEQRWNEPANRYRSYAHHPHPVNFNLGKIQGGEWASSVPSACRSDIRIGFYPDMNVARAKAEVEAVLASAYATHPARESLRYQLIYEGFQADGFDLDLDSPIVTELSKCHQDIVGQALEPGAFTGTTDAKFFNIYGQTPAVCYGPTGSSIHGIDEWVSIDSLVQVTAVLAVFMARWCGVDRID
- a CDS encoding phosphatase PAP2 family protein encodes the protein MHPLNLALFDALAAGFSPSPAVLRLASAIALGSSWACAAVLAWAAWRHVAQRPCVLAVLAAGGAASLISQEIAASVGVPRPFMMGLSPAHVPHGLRAGLPSTHASVMFTMAFMLLLRRSMRDVGLVILAAAVATGWARVYVGIHFPFDVAAGALLGVAIAAALFAVQAVAPRLAPQPAAALAPPLRALADGRAGPCLVLVFILAAAWVGSNTPGMIGPAVLEEDGPVEKSTVLLYLAAVFCVLMVRVAFLSRLDRLAICILLLAFAAREADWHLAHFGTGLLAAPLSRILAATAILGPIAIAAGWLAKRAWSAHRAMRSWRQWRPEATTSLTFVAVIGTAIILDQVAVPLAGRPGLFAAESSQEFHRYLMLSFEEILELVLPVLALLAILQARLGGSRDPAAAAIGRSYA